The following is a genomic window from Acidobacteriota bacterium.
GTACTGGATGCCTCGATCATTCTTTTTTCGGAAGTTGCCCTCAAAGGCGTGGTTTTGAGAAACTATCGAAAAAACCCACTCCGCTGTATTTTCAATAAGTTACAGAAGAAACCTGCTGCTTAAATTGGTAAAACACGAGTTAATGCTGGGTTTATCAAAGTCTTTGGGAGGTGTTGAATCAGCCCATTCTTTGGCTTTTTGGGCCATTTCATTTGCCCGGGCACGGATGGGCTTATAATCGCCTTCCTCCATTGGATGGAAGGTGTTTGACATCACAGTATGAAAGGCTTTGAGTTCTTTCCAATCACCGGGTTTCTGCGCCGAAACCGCCGGTTTGGCTGGTTTCCCAGCCGCATCCACTGATACAACCTCTGCGAAATGAACGTATCCAAGACCCGTGGCCAATGTCAGGGCCATTCCGGTTAGACTCAACCAACGCCAAAATCCTTTTTTATTCATGGGGAAGAAGTTCCTTTACTGCGAATTTTTCAAGAAATAAGGGGCAAAGTGTTCGCGATGATCAATCACGAAACTAAAGTGAGAAAAAGAATGCACACAATAATGGAATCACTGATTTTGATCAACCGGGTGTTTTTTTCAGGCACGTTCCGGATGCTGCTGGCCGTGACCTGGATGCTTTTCCTTGTGGCCCAACCGATCCAGGCGGGTCCGAAACTCCCTTCTCCAAATGACCTGCTCAAACGCTATACCAAAGCTAGCGGCGGCGACAAACTCCTCAAACCGCTCCGCCAGACCAGTTACCAGGGAACGGCTCTCACGGCGGATGGGCAAAAAGGCACGTTTTCCCTTGATCTGGAATCGCCCAACCGTCGCCGGTTTGAATTGAACTTTGACGCTGACAACCGGTTGGAACTTGCCACTGGAACATCCGTCTGGATGCGCTCCACCCGTGGCGGAGACACCACACTCCTGGACGAGGCCGCGCGCCAGCTCAAAGCTGAAGTCACGATTTTGGCCAATCGCCGGTTTGACTATAAAGCCCAGGCGTTTACAGCCCGGGCAATTCCTCCATTCCAGGCAGAAGGCCAAACCTGGCCCGGCATCGAGTTTATTTCGCGCCAGCGGGCTCAGATACGGGCGTATTTTGATGGCCAAACTGGTTTCTTACGGCGACTTGAAAGCGGTGATGGCAACACCCGGCGGCAAGTTGATTTTTCAGAGTATCGGCCCGTGGATGGAATCCAGGAACCATCGGTGATGGTGCTCCGCGAAGGCGACGTCGTGACCAGATTGCAGATCGAAACGGTGCACCACAATTCGGGGCTGTCAGCCAGTCATTTCAATATTCCAAAAGCAGCCGATGACCTCGACCTGCAAACACTGTTTCTTCAAGTTGATCAAAACCAGACAGCGATTGATGATCGGGTTACCAATTACACCTATTTATTGACTGAAACCCGTCGGGACCTTGAAAAAAACGGCCAGGTGAAAGAAACCACAGTCAAAGTGTATGAAGTGTACCCGTTACCCGGTCGAGAGCGGGTCCGTAAACTGGTGAGCGTCAACAATAAACCGCTCTCAGCCAAAGATGCCGAGGAAGAACAAAAACGCATGGCTGAATTCATCCGGGAAAATGAAAACCGGCAGGAAAAACAGAAAACCGGAAAAAGCGAGGCCAATGACAATTCCAAAAAGCGTGGTCTTGGCATTTCAAATTTCTTGAAGGTTTGTGAATTTATCAATCCCCGGCGGGAAACCCTTCGTGGTCGAACCGTTGTGGTGTGTGATTTCAGACCCCGGAAAGGATACAAGCCCGCCAACGACACTGAAAAAATTGTGGCCAAACTGGCTGGAACCATCTGGATTGATGAAGCGGACAAGGTTGTGAACCGACTGGAAGGCCGCTTTGATGACGACTTTAAAGTCGCTGGTGGCTTGCTCGCTTCCCTGAAAAAGGGTGCCGCGTTTACTTTCGACCAAATTCGAACTGAAGAAGGCGTCTGGCTTCCGCTTCGAGAAGATTTCAACGCCGGTATCAAGCTCTTTCTGTTTGCTGGATTGAATGTCAGTGTTGAGAACCGATACAGTGACTACAAACGCTTTTCAGTTACCACAAAGATTGACGGGGAGGAAACACCCTGAAATCTGACAGGATGACAAAGTGACAGGGTGACAGGGTGACATCTGACAGAATGACATCTGACAGGGTGACATCTGACAATGTGACCATGTGAGAAAAGGAACCAGTTATTTAGTTTTCCAGGCAAGGTGAATTGTTTAGGCAAAACATTGGATAGGCCCGAGAATTCATCATTTTGTCATCTTGTCACCTGTCACCTTGTCATCTTGTCACTCTGTCACCCTGTCACTTTGTCATCTTGTCAGTTCCCCAACTATGTCCCATATTCCTGCGCTCACCAACCGCGTTATCTTTCTGACTGGATGTGCCAGCGGGATTGGTCTTGATTTGGCCAAAACGTTTTTTCAAAACGGAGATTCACTCGTTGTCACTGACATTCGGTTTGAAGAACTGCAAATGCAGATGAAACAAGCCGGGATTGCTGGTGAGCGGGTGCTGATTCGTCAACTTGATGTTTGCCGGTCTGAAATGTGGGACACACTCATTCAAGAAACAATTCAAAGGTTTGGAACGCTCGATGTGATGTTTAATGTCGCCGGGTTTATCAAGCCTGGATTTATTGCCGACCAGACGACAGAGGATATCAACCGCCATCTCGACATCAATGCCAAGGGCGTCATTTTTGGCACGCTGGCGGCAGCCCGTGTGATGAAATCACAATCATCAGGCCACATCATCAATATTGCTTCACTGGCCGGAGTCGCACCCATTCCAGGCATTGCTTTGTATTCAGCGGCAAAATTTGCGGTTCGCAGCTACTCAATTGCGGCGGCCCAGGAGCTGAAACAATGTGGGATTTCGGTCACGGTGATCTGCCCGGATGCCGTCCAAACCCCAATGCTCGACCTGCAACTCGATACCCAGGCGGCGGCGCTCGTTTTTTCTGGGACCAAACCACTGACCGTTGACGACATCCGTCAGGTCATTCTTCACAAGGTACTTCCTCAGCGTCCGGTGGAGGTCTTGATCCCATCAACCCGTGGCTGGCTGGCCAAACTAGCCAATCTTTTTCCATCACTGAGTCTGATGCTCCAGCCGTTTCTGATCAAACGCGGGTTGAGCCAGCAACACCAACTTCAGGGAAAGCGAAAGAGCAAGTAGTCAATATCAGTGAGTAGCCAGTAGCGAGTAGCAAACAAGAGCGAGTAGTGAGTCGCGAGATAGCAAGTAGTCAATCCAATCTGAACAGCCAGGAAGCAAAAATGCCTTTAAAGAAAGTAGTCAATTAACCATTTTCATTATCAACATTATTCACCCACCAAATAATTCTAACTCTTTGCTCCTCCCAGGGGACCCTTCGCTGATGCTCCTTTCACCTAAGGCTTTAAACCTTTCACGATTTGTGCATCTGGTTTGTCTGACTACTCGCTATCTCGCTACTCGCTACTCGCTCTTGTTTGCTACTTCGCGACTTCGCTACTTCGCTCCGCATACTTTTGATACCGGCGCTCATTGATGTACCACGTCGTTACACCAAAGAGTGCCCCGCCAAGCGCCCAAACAAAAGCAGAAACCAGGATCATTCCCTGGGTAAGCAGACGATCAGGGCGATTGTTGACAAAAAAAGTCATGATCGCAAACATGGGGACTCCCCAAAAAAGAACCCCGTGAAAGAGAATGTATTTGGTTCTCCCCATTTCACGTGTTTTCTCCCAGGCTTCGAGGTCTTTCGGCATCTCCTTTTTCATATCTCCTCCGAAGGGTGACGTTGGGTTCAGGTAAGGTTCGAAGTTTCCAATACCTTTCGTAATTGACGGGCTTCGTCCAGGATTTCCTTGACTAAAACTGGGTTCAGAGCCGGGTGGTTCCGGTCGTGATGGACATGATCGTCTGGATCACCCAACCCTGCTGTTCGATGTTGCTTTAACTTCAGAAGAATTAAATCCCGCAGGTGCTCGGCATTGCTGACACCGCGCAACACAGCCTGATGGGATTGAGTACTGCCCTGGTGTGGTCCAGAACCTCCACCGGCGGTATTGATTTCGACGTTTGAAAATCCAAACCAGCGTTCAACCGGTCCCTGCCTGACGAACACATTTTGGGCATTGGCAAAGGTCAGGCAGATTTCACGGACATCCATTGCGCCCTCGCGAATCAACACGCTCCGATCCGTGATGACATACCATCTCATTTCATAATCCAACCGCAAGGTCATATAAATCAGAGCCGCTTTGATGGCCAGGAAAATCCACAGGGGGATAATCACAAAGATCGTCAATGGATTCACAAGAAAGAGAATACAGCTAAAAAATGTACCAAGCCCCGCCATTGCCGCCAGATAGATCCGCCAGGTAAGCAACTGAAAATCCCAAAACGCCGGGCAGGCACGCACAATTTCAAGGAAATCGCCTTCCCGGTGACCAGGTAACGGCTGCGGTTTCTTATCTTCGACTTTCAGCAAGGCCAGGACGATGCGTTTCCACCATTCATACATGACGTTTGCCCTCCACCAGTTCCCGGATGACCCGAAGTTCATCACGAATCCCCGCCAGCATGTCATCTACTGATTGTTCGACAGCAACCAGGGGTTGAGCGGCGGCGCCTACTTTTTGTCCTCGCATTCTGGAGTAGAGAAAGTTTCGGATTTCATTGTACTGACGAACTCCCACAATGGCCTCTTCAGCACTGGAATTTCCAGAAGCCGTCTGAATTTGAACGGTTCCCAACCCCAGCCAGCGTTCAAAAATGTTTCGGGAAACGTGAATATCTTGAATCCGAGAATAGGTCAGGTAGGTCTCTTGGCGCCACAAAATGCCATGAGAAACGGCAATCCCTTCATTATCAAAGCGATAGCGGAGCGTTTTAAATCGAAAATAAAGTGGCAGGAAAACGATTGGGAAGGCAATATTGGAGAGCAAGCAGTAGATAAAGTAGAGATAAAACAGATTGTCGTCAGGGCGGGTGATGGCAAAGACGGTTTTGGAATCAACCTCGATTAAGTGGGCGTCGTCATCGTGTTTCATGGGCAATTTCCTTTTTCTCGGGCTGAAAAATCCTCGGGCTTGGCGACGAATCAGAAGAACTGATGAGTCAGTACCACCTGCGTGAGCGGGTGGGGTTAGAAACAAACCAGCCCACTCACTGACGCGGGTGGTACTGACTTAACGCCATTTCTTCCAGAAAAAACACCCGACAGGAAAGGTGTTTCCTATCGGGTGTTAAGAGTGAAGACGTGCTTCACGAAGTCCAGAGCTCAGGCAAATCATGATTCCTGGTGACA
Proteins encoded in this region:
- a CDS encoding SDR family oxidoreductase is translated as MFLTGCASGIGLDLAKTFFQNGDSLVVTDIRFEELQMQMKQAGIAGERVLIRQLDVCRSEMWDTLIQETIQRFGTLDVMFNVAGFIKPGFIADQTTEDINRHLDINAKGVIFGTLAAARVMKSQSSGHIINIASLAGVAPIPGIALYSAAKFAVRSYSIAAAQELKQCGISVTVICPDAVQTPMLDLQLDTQAAALVFSGTKPLTVDDIRQVILHKVLPQRPVEVLIPSTRGWLAKLANLFPSLSLMLQPFLIKRGLSQQHQLQGKRKSK
- a CDS encoding PH domain-containing protein, with product MYEWWKRIVLALLKVEDKKPQPLPGHREGDFLEIVRACPAFWDFQLLTWRIYLAAMAGLGTFFSCILFLVNPLTIFVIIPLWIFLAIKAALIYMTLRLDYEMRWYVITDRSVLIREGAMDVREICLTFANAQNVFVRQGPVERWFGFSNVEINTAGGGSGPHQGSTQSHQAVLRGVSNAEHLRDLILLKLKQHRTAGLGDPDDHVHHDRNHPALNPVLVKEILDEARQLRKVLETSNLT
- a CDS encoding PH domain-containing protein; this translates as MKHDDDAHLIEVDSKTVFAITRPDDNLFYLYFIYCLLSNIAFPIVFLPLYFRFKTLRYRFDNEGIAVSHGILWRQETYLTYSRIQDIHVSRNIFERWLGLGTVQIQTASGNSSAEEAIVGVRQYNEIRNFLYSRMRGQKVGAAAQPLVAVEQSVDDMLAGIRDELRVIRELVEGKRHV